Genomic segment of Rickettsiella endosymbiont of Xylota segnis:
AAATAGTCATTTTTTTATTGATATAATAATCCATTAAATTTTTTAATTTTTCTTGAGAAATAGGTTTTGTAACAAAAGCATTAATACCTGCATCTATGCAGTCTTGATAATTTTTCTTATCACTAAAAGCTGTTAATGCAATGATTGGTAAATTTTGATATTCAAGTCGTCGAATTTGGATAGCAGCATCGATACCGCTCATACCAGGTAAATTGATATCCATCAATATAACATCATACGTAGTTTCACTAATCTTATATAATGCTTTTTCTGCGCAATCTACTAATTCAACGTGATACCCTAAATTCTCAAGCATTCTTTTATGTACGACTTGTATAATTGGAGTATCTTCTACTAGTAAGATTTTAAAAGGATATGTATTAAGCGATATAGTATTTACTTCATCATGACTGTTCTCTGTAAAATTGATCTCTTGCACTAAGCCTGACCATCGATTAATAAAGTTTAATATGCCTTGAGCACATTTCTTCAAATCTTGTAAATAAATCTTTTGATTAGAAACAAGCACTTCCTTATCCAATAGTACGGCTAAGCCAAGCATGGTTTTCAGCGGTCTATGTAGTTCCTGTTTTAGCTCGTTTAAAGTAATAGATGATGTAAGCATTTTTATTATATCTCCTTATTTTTGTTAACTTTGAAATTATTTAATACTTTGCTTATAAATTATAAGCAATTTATAAGCATATTACATTAAACTTTTAAGGCAAAATAAGGTGATTTTCTTAATTTTATGTAAGAAATTATCTATACTTTATTAATAAATTATTAGAATACTTAAAATTTTGTTACACTACCCCCAATAAAAAAACCTAATATTTAGAAAAAATTTAATGCGTAGTATTTCAATTATTGGTGCTGGACAAGCGGGACTACAACTAGGAATAGGACTTTTAAAGCTTGGTTACAAGGTATCAATTTATACTCGTCAAACTGCTCAAGAAGTATTAAATGGATTTATTTTATCAAGCCCTAGCATGTTTCATTCGGCTCTACAAAATGAACGCAACCTAGGTCTTAATTTTTGGGATAAAACATGTCCTAAGAATAAAACGGTAACCTATACCCTATCTAAACCAACTAAACCAGAAATAACTATCAATTGGCGAGGAAAAACATCCCAATTCTATCAAGCTATTGATCAGAGACTTAAATTTTCCCGTTGGATGGAAGAATTTACCCGATTAGGAGGTCAACTTATCGTTCAAATGGTTGAAACTCAAGATTTAAATCATATTATACAACATCAAGATTTAACCATAGTTTCGGGTGGGAAAGGTGAAATTAGCCAATTATTTCCAGTAGACAAAACCCGATCAAGCTTTAATAAAGTTCAACGAGTACTTTGTTGC
This window contains:
- a CDS encoding response regulator, with the protein product MLTSSITLNELKQELHRPLKTMLGLAVLLDKEVLVSNQKIYLQDLKKCAQGILNFINRWSGLVQEINFTENSHDEVNTISLNTYPFKILLVEDTPIIQVVHKRMLENLGYHVELVDCAEKALYKISETTYDVILMDINLPGMSGIDAAIQIRRLEYQNLPIIALTAFSDKKNYQDCIDAGINAFVTKPISQEKLKNLMDYYINKKMTISS